A genomic region of Arachis hypogaea cultivar Tifrunner chromosome 5, arahy.Tifrunner.gnm2.J5K5, whole genome shotgun sequence contains the following coding sequences:
- the LOC140184861 gene encoding secreted RxLR effector protein 161-like codes for MGTPMHPNIKLDKDEHTRNVDETRYRKMIGFLMYITSSRPDIIQSYSKIDSFQLVGYCNVDFVGDKVDRRTTSGIYYILGKSLNIWSSKKQATVAMSTAKAEYIAASSYCSQLLRLNTQNYVEEIEAGCTTTDNEDEDKDSDDSNFDA; via the exons atgggaactcccatgcatccgAATATTAAGTTAGACAAAGATGAACATACTAGAAATGTGGATGAGACAAGATATAGAAAAATGATTGGATTCTTAATGTATATTACTTCCTCAAGGCCTGATATCATTCAAAGT TATTCTAAAATTGATTCCTTTCAATTAGTGGGTTATTGTAATGTAGATTTCGTTGGGGACAAAGTTGATAGAAGAACCACTAGTGGCATATATTACATTCTTGGCAAATCACTCAATatatggtcaagcaagaaacaagcaacAGTGGCAATGTCTACTGCCAAAGCTGAGTATATTGCAGCCTCTTCTTATTGCTCTCAATTATTACGATTGAACACTCA GAATTATGTGGAGGAAATTGAAGCTGGGTGTACAACCACTGATAATGAGGATGAGGACAAAGACTCTGATGACTCCAATTTTGATGCCTAG